TGAAAATCGACGAGGTAAACAATCTGGGAGCGGCGCGTATCCGTATCCGTTCGCTGATCGCCGCGCTGCGCTCGAAGGAGCAGAAGCATGAGGAGCGCACCATCGTTCCCGCCAATATGCACCGTGTGCTGTTTACCGAGGAAATGCGTAAGGATTACACGATCCTCTGTCCGCAGATGTCGCCGATTCATTTCCGCATACTGGAGCCTGCGCTGAGAAGCTGCGGCTATCATATCGAGCTGCTGAGAAATGACGGAAAGCACGCCGTGGACGTCGGACTGAAATACGTAAATAACGATGCCTGCTACCCCTCTCTGATGGTGGTCGGGCAGATTATGGACGCCGTGCTCTCTGGAAAGTATGATACGTCAAAGACGGCTGTTATTATCACGCAGACCGGCGGCGGCTGCCGCGCCAGCAACTATATCGGCTTTATCCGCCGCGCGCTGGCAAAGGCGGGGCACCCGGAGATTCCGGTAATTTCTCTGAACGTTTCCGGGCTTGAGACAAATCCGGGCTTTAAGATTACGCTTCCGATGGTGATGAAGGGCATGTACGCCGTTGTTTTCGGGGATATTTTTATGCGCTGCCTTTACCGTATGCGCCCCTACGAAGTGATTCCCGGCTCGGCGAATGAAATGCATCTGAAATGGGAGGCAGAGTGTATTAAGTTCCTGACGCAGAAGCATCCGTCCTACCACGGCTTTACAAAGCTCTGCCGCGAGATTATCACAGATTTTGATAATCTGCCCATCCGTGGTATTCCAAAGCCCCGCGTCGGCGTTGTCGGCGAGATTCTGGTGAAGTTTATGCCGGCGGCGAATAATTATCTGGTGGACCTTCTGGAGGCGGAAGGCGCCGAGGCGGTGGTGCCGGATCTGCTTGATTTCCTGTTCTACTGCTTCTATAACTCGAACTTTAAGGCACAGGAGCTTGGCATGAAGAAGAGTACGGCAACGCTTGCCAACGCCGGAATCAAGCTTCTGGAATTTATCCGGAATACCTCCGTGAAGGAATTTCAGAAGAGCCGTCATTTCGATGCCCCAACAAAGATTTCACAGCTTGCGGAATACGCAAAGCCGATCGTATCGCTCGGCAATCAGACCGGCGAGGGCTGGTTCCTCACCGGTGAGATGATGGAGCTGATACATAGCGGCGTAAATAATATCGTCTGCACGCAGCCCTTTGGCTGTCTGCCGAACCATGTGGTCGGCAAGGGTGTTATCAAGGAAATCCGCAGGCAGCACCCGCTGGCGAATATTGTTGCAATCGACTACGATCCGGGCGCCAGCGAGGTAAACCAGCTTAACCGTATTAAGCTGATGCTCAGTACCGCCCAGAAAAATCTGCGCGCACAGCGGCAGGAAGAGGCGGCGGCTGCGAAGGATGCGTAAATAAGCAGTATAATCCATAAAGCGCACAGTTGTAGCATGTGCAGCCATTAGATTAAACGCGCAATCATTAAATGCGCGACCATAAAACGCACAGAATCCGGTCGCCATATTTCCAGTGCAGACACGTTGATTTTTTGGATTTGCTGCGCCGCTTATTGACCGCTGTTTTGTCTCCATAGAAGCTGGTCGACAAAAACAGCGGTCGCTATGCTCGCAAATCCTGCAAAATCTGCCTATTGTCTGCGCCGGAATTATGGCGCCGGATTCTTCTTTTGTATTGCCATGCATACAACAAAAATATCCAGTGGACGTTTTTTAGTTGGCGCCGGATTCATGACGCCGGTTTGTGTCCCGCAGGATGCTGCGGGTTTTCTGATTCCAGGTATCCCGCAGTCTCTGCATGTCTTTTTAGTTTTCGGTGTCCCGCAATCGCTGTACGATGCTCTCCTTCTGTGTCCGCCGGTATGCCGCGAACGGTACTATCACCGCAAGGACCGCCAGCAGGGGCAGCATGATCAGATAGGCAAGGAAGTTCGGGCGGTAGGCGAAGAACATGATCACGTTGTTGAGCGCTGTCATGATTGCCCAGGACAGCACGGTTCCCAGTATGAGACTGATGACGCCGGATATCAGCACGTAATACAGCCCCTCTTCCACCAGCATCCGCTTTAGCTGCCGCTGCGTCATGCCGATGCTGCAGAGTATGGCGAATTCCCGTTTGCGGGCGATGATTCCCGTAACGATGGAGTTTATGAAATTCAGCACCCCGATAATGGCGATTACCGCGCTGAGAGCGATTCCGATAATGCGTATTGCCGTAATCATGCTGTCGAAGCCTTCCATCAGCGACGCCTTTGTCAGATAGCCCATTTCCGGGTTTATGTTTTCGCAGTAGTTTTCGATTTCCTGCACGAAGCTGTCAAGCTGTGTTTCTTCTACTGTGTAGGATACGCCGAAGCACCAGCTATATGGGGATGTCTGTACATCCTGTTTGGGCAGCACTGCACGCACACCGTTGACAGGGCTGGACTGGTCTGTCATACTGGATGGAATCTCCACGATTGCCATCACCTCGTACTCTTTTTCTTCCAGATTTGTAAAACGGTAATCGACAATATTTCCCGCCTCGTCTTTTATCTCTATAGCTTCCGAATCATCCGTTACCGTGAGAACCTTCAGCTTCTCACCCGGACGATAGATGCGCGCGCCCTCTGTATGATCGCCGATAATTTCCGTCAGCAGCACATAGCCGCCCTGCGAAAATTTTTCGATATCCAGCTCTCCGTCCAGCACCTTTAAGTTGGACAGGATATCCGTGTCGTATGCATATATGTCAGCGTTAAGCTGCCGCTGCTCCTTCGCCGTATTAATTACACTTGTCCCCCAGTCGCCTTCCCTTAGAATGCCCTGGTCCTCAAAGCTCTGGTAGCGCTCCAGTCCCGTCTCGTCCAGCGAGATATAGGTTCTGTTGAAAATCTGCCACAGCTCGTTTTTGGAGAGGACGCCCGGCTGTGCGTCCGCCAGCTCTATATATGCCTCATCTACCCCGGAAGACATCACTGTTCCGCCTCCGGTAATATAGGTCGGCGCCAGCAGGACATCACCCAGCAGCCGCTGCTCCAGATAGGCGTCGATGCGGAAGCTTCCGATGCCGGTCAGCACCACGCACAGCAGCACCATGCTGAAGGACAGAGACAAAAGAACAAGCGTTGTTTTCTTTTTGCTGCGTCCGAGATTGGAGAGCGCCATACGGTGAATCCGCGCCCCCGTCTCGGATTTCTTTTCCTTTTTGCGCACACCGCTGCCCTCTGTATAGCGGACCGCCTCCACCGGCGACACGCTGCCGGCTATTTTCCCCGGCTTGCGGCAGCTTATAAAAACAGTGATAAGCGCAAATACGATACCGAACAGCGCGACCTGCGGACTGAATTTCATTTCCACCCCAAGGCTGTCATAGCCGGTCACCCGCAGCATAAAGGGAAATACGATTCGGGACGCCAGATAACCCGCCGCCAGACCGACTGGTATTCCAATGGCCGAGAGCACCAGTGCCTGCCGCCTGATCATTCCCTGTATCTGACGCCCGGTGGTGCCGACTGTCTTCAGCAATCCGTAAAAACGGATATCCTGAAAAACGGAAATGTAAAAAATATTATAAATAATCAGATAGCCCGTAATCAGAATAACCACCAGTGCACCCACGAGAATTACCACTGAGAACGGGTCCGCCGCCTCCGCGCGGTTCTGCATGTACGCCCAGTTCACCCCATACCCTAAGGTGACGTCCGGATCGTAGCCCGCGTCCTCAATGATGGAACGCACCGTCTGCTCAATATCCGCCGCGCTGTCAAAGTACAGACCGACCGCATACAGACCGGCTCCGGCTTCGTTGGGATGCGATTCGCCCCACGCCACAAAATCCTCGTCGGTGAGACTTCCCTTCAGTTCCTTCCAGTATGCTTCTGATATATAGAGCTCGGAGGCGTGACTGATCTGACTGCCCTCATACCAGCCACAGACCCGGAAGGTTTTGCTGATTTTCTCCC
This is a stretch of genomic DNA from Marvinbryantia formatexigens DSM 14469. It encodes these proteins:
- a CDS encoding ABC transporter permease translates to MKNNNSGVVRRLSMRSLKNNKMRNIFAVAAIALTCMLFTTLAAMGIGMIDVTQESTMREVGGRFHAGLKAATREQMEKVTADERVRSYTWNIFISQAENLTRRQYELRLAQGEEELENSFITLAEGAMPEKEEDIIVDTYVLDELKLPYETGVEILLEFTFHGEKISKTFRVCGWYEGSQISHASELYISEAYWKELKGSLTDEDFVAWGESHPNEAGAGLYAVGLYFDSAADIEQTVRSIIEDAGYDPDVTLGYGVNWAYMQNRAEAADPFSVVILVGALVVILITGYLIIYNIFYISVFQDIRFYGLLKTVGTTGRQIQGMIRRQALVLSAIGIPVGLAAGYLASRIVFPFMLRVTGYDSLGVEMKFSPQVALFGIVFALITVFISCRKPGKIAGSVSPVEAVRYTEGSGVRKKEKKSETGARIHRMALSNLGRSKKKTTLVLLSLSFSMVLLCVVLTGIGSFRIDAYLEQRLLGDVLLAPTYITGGGTVMSSGVDEAYIELADAQPGVLSKNELWQIFNRTYISLDETGLERYQSFEDQGILREGDWGTSVINTAKEQRQLNADIYAYDTDILSNLKVLDGELDIEKFSQGGYVLLTEIIGDHTEGARIYRPGEKLKVLTVTDDSEAIEIKDEAGNIVDYRFTNLEEKEYEVMAIVEIPSSMTDQSSPVNGVRAVLPKQDVQTSPYSWCFGVSYTVEETQLDSFVQEIENYCENINPEMGYLTKASLMEGFDSMITAIRIIGIALSAVIAIIGVLNFINSIVTGIIARKREFAILCSIGMTQRQLKRMLVEEGLYYVLISGVISLILGTVLSWAIMTALNNVIMFFAYRPNFLAYLIMLPLLAVLAVIVPFAAYRRTQKESIVQRLRDTEN